Genomic DNA from Streptomyces sp. NBC_01571:
GAACACGGCGCGCTCGTGGAGCGCCGCGAGGTCGTCGGCGCCGGTTCGACAGCTGCTGATGGCGGCGCGGGCGGCGGCGGGGCCGAGATCGCGGTGGATCAGCCCGAAGTCGTGGGCCGGATCGACGACAGCCGCATCGCTCCAGTCGATGATCCCGGTCACCGTCCACGTGACCGGGTCGACGAGAACGTGTTCGATCCCCAGATCGTTGTGGGAGAACACCGGGGAGTATCCGTCGCGCGGTGGTGCGGCATCCAGGAACGCCTCGACGGGTCCGCGGTGCGCCTGCGGTACCTGCCCGGCCACCGTCACGAAGTTCTCCGCGGCGTCCTGTCGCCACTCGGCCAGCGGCTGGTGGTCCGCTTCCACCAGATCGGCCAGCCGGTCGACCGAAACGGTGTGCAGCGCGGTGAGCAGCTCGCCGAGCGTGGCGGCGATCGACGTGCCGTGGGCCGATCGCTGGTGCCGCGACATGTCCAACAGTGACGTGCCGGGGAGCTTGGGGTAGGCCAGACATCCCTGCTCCGCGACCGTGAACGTCGGTTCGGGGACGGGCAGCGGCGAGATGCCGGCGACGGCAGCGAGCAGGCGGGCCTCACGGCCGACCAGGGCGGTCCGCCGGGCCGGGTCGGGCTCCTTGCTGAAGCGCACGATCAGCTCACCGTTGACCTCGTACGCCAGGTTGTCGAGGCCCTCGCCGACCGGCACGACGGACTCGATCCGATAGTCGAGCATGTGCGTGACCACGACGCTGCGGACGTCCGCGACGCGGTCGCGGCTGCGACTGGTCATCCGCCGAACTTATCAATCGGTATCCATCGGCATCAATCGATCGCATGAGGCCGGCGGCGGTCATCGGGCGGACGATCCCACACGCCATGGAGACGAAGGCGGTGCGCACGTCGAGCGGTGTTCACAGCGCTCTTCCCGGCCGAAGCGTCTCGCGGGATCGACGCTGTGCGGGGCGACCGTGTCGGCACGGCGGGCCGGTACAGCGTGGGGGCCAACTCGTGTGCCGGGCCCGAACGCTGTCATGCGGACGCCACCACCTCGCCGGCCATGACCCGGGGAGGGTTGGGGAGCAGGGACGCAAGGTTGTCGCGCACGAAGTCCGCAGCCCTCGCGTTCGATTCGTCGGCACCGGCCTGGTTCTGGAAGACGCTGGTCGAGACCATCACTCCGTCCCCGGCATCGATCCAGTAGTAGGCCACGAAGCCGGAGACCTGGCGCATGAGCGGCACGAACCCCTCGTTCACGAGACGCGCGGTCTCGGCCGCGTCGGTCACCCCTTCGTACCGCCGGACTGCTGCGTACATCGCCAGGCTCCTCAGCGCGTTCTGGGTTCGTCCTCTGCCGAGACGTCGTACCCCTGCGACGGCTGCCTGGCTCATGAGGCGCCCGGCAATCACCTGAAGGGTCGCCTCGGGTGATCCGAACGGCGGCCGCCGGCCCGGACACCCGGCCCGGACACCCGGCCGGGACACCCGGCCCTGCGCAGATCTGCCGTGAGACGCCATCGACGTGGAGCGGTCCGGCCTCGGCCGGTGCACCGGACTCCCGTGTTGAACGCGTTCAAAAATAAGAGCTACGCTGATGTCGAGCGAAGCCCAGGGGGTTCGATGAAGGTAGTGCTGCCCGGGGGAACCGGACAGGTGGGCACGATTCTCGACCGTGCGCTGACGGCGGCCGGCCACGAGGTCACGGTGGTGACCCGGCGTCCCGTGCGGGCGCACGACATCGGATGGGACGGGGCCACGCTCGGCCGCTGGGCCGCGGCGGTCGACGGCTGCGATGTCGTGATCAACCTGGTCGGGCACAGCGTCTCCTGCCGTTACACCGCCGAGAACCTGCGAGCCATGATGGACTCCCGCGTGGATTCGGCGCGGGTGGTCGGCGAGGCGATCGCCGCCGCCGCGCGGCCACCACGCGTCTGGCTGCAGATGAGTACGGCGACGGTCTACGCCCACCGCTTCGACGCGGCACACGACGAGGCGACCGGAGTGATCGGAGGCTCGGAGGACGGAGTGCCGGACTACTGGGCGTACAGCGTCGAGATCGCGAAGAACTGGGAGCGCACGCAGGCCGAGGCGCCGACTCCCGCGACCCGCAAGGTGGCGCTGCGCTCGGCGATGGTCATGAGCCCGGATCGGGGCGGCGTGTTCGACGTACTGTCACGACTGGTGCGACTCGGGCTGGGCGGTCCGGTGGCCGGCGGCGCGCAGTACGTCTCCTGGATCCACGACGAGGACTTCGTGCGAGCGGTGGAGTTCCTGATCGCCCGGGACGACCTCGACGGGCCGGTGAACCTCGCCTCGCCCGGCCCCCTTCCACACCGCGACTTCATGCGGGCGCTGCGCACGGCCTGGGGCGTCCCGCTGGGGCTGCCGGCGACGCGCTGGATGGCCGAGTTGGGGGCGTTCGCGCTCCGCTCGGACACGGAGCTGCTGCTCAAGAGCCGTCGGGTGGTGCCGGGCCGGCTGCGCTCAGCCGGGTTCACTTTCGCCTGTCCCGAGTGGCAGAGTGCCGCCACGTCCCTCGTGCGGCGGGCCAGGCCGGCGCGTCTGCCGGACCCGGGGCCGACGGAGGCCGGGACGACTTGAGGTCTCCGACGCCGGTCACGCGAAACCGCCTGGGTAATCGGCTCCTGCCGCCGAAGGCCGAACATCGCACAGGGCCTGGCGGAACGGGCCACGCTTTCGTCGCGTTGGTCGCGGGTCATGCGTGCGGCAGAGGCTGTTCCGTCCAGACGGTCTTGCCGTCGTGGGTGTAACGGGTGCCCCACCGCTCCGTGAGCTGCGCGACCAGGAAGAGCCCGCGTCCGCCCTCGTCCGTGCTGAGGGCCCGCCGGAGGTGCGGGGAGGTGTGGCTGGCGTCCGACACCTCACAGATCAGGCTGTGCGTACGGATGAGGCGCAGGGTGACGGGGCCGGCCGCGTAGCGGTAGGTGTTGGTGACGAGTTCGCTGGCGACCAGCTCGGTGGTGAAGGCCATTTCCTCCAGCCCCCATTCGGTCAGTTTCGCCGTGGTCAGCTCCCTGGCACGGGCAGCGGCGGTCGCCTCCAGGGGCAGCTGCCATGTGGCGACATCCTGTGGTGGGAGCACCCGGGTGCGGGCGATGAGCAGCGCGACGTCGTCGGTGGGGAGGCGTTCCTTCGGCAGCAGCGCTTCGACCACGGCGCGGCAGGTGCTGTCCAGGGAATCGTCGGTGTGGGTGAGGCATTCGTGCAGGCGCTCCAGCGCGGCGTCGACGTCGCTGTTGCGCGCCTCCAGAAGACCGTTGGTGTAGAGCGTGAGCAGGCTGCCCTCGGGGAGGTCGAGGTCGTACGTCTCGAACGGCAGCCCGCCCAGACCCAGCGGCGGACCGGCGGGCAGGTCGAGCACGGTCACCTCGCCGTCCGGGGTGGACACCGCCGGCGCCGGGTGGCCGGCGCGTGCCAGGGAGCAGCGCCGGGAGACCGGATCGTAGACCGCGTACACACAGGTGGCCCCGAGCATCTGTTCCACCGTGGGCCCGTCGCCGGCGTTCGCCTCCAGCTCGGCGGCCAGCAGACTGACCAGATCGTCCAGCCGCGCCACCACCTCGTCCGGTTCCAGGTCGAGGCTGGCCAGAGTGCGCACGGCGGCGCGCAGGCGGCCCATCGAGGCCGCGGCGTGGATCCCGTGGCCGACCACGTCGCCCACGACGAGTGCGACCCGGGCCCCGGACAGCGGGATCACGTCGAACCAGTCACCGCCGATGCCCGGTTCACCGCTCGCCGGGAGGTATCGGCAGGCCACCTCCACCGCCGGCAGGTCGGACGCCGCGCTCGGCAGCAGACTGCGCTGCAGAGTCAGCGCGGCGCTCTGCTGCTGGGTGAAGCGGCGCGCGTTCTCGATGCAGACGGCCGCACGCGAGGAGAGCTCGTGGGCCACCGCGGCGTCGTCGTCCTCGAAAGGCTCCGAATGACGCACGCGCCACAGGCTGACCACGCCCAGTACCAGGCCGCGAGCCACCAAGGGCACCACGATCAGTGAGTGAACGCCGAGACCCATGGCGATCTCGATCCGCCGCCGGTCCATGGCGTACCACTCGGGCCGGAGGGACAGCAGCCGTTCGAGAATCGGGCGGCGCTCGGCGAGGCACCGCGCCTGCGGGGATTCCGGAAGGAGCGGGACCACCTCGCCCTCCTGGTACGGCACCCGGGGTTCCGGCGGCGAGAGGGCCACGCGGAGCAGCGCACCTGTCATACCGGAGCGTGGCTCGCCACCGAGTGTCACCGGCTTCAGGAGGTCCACGGAGCAGTAGTCGGCCAGGCCGTCGGCGGCCACCTCGGCAAGCTCCCGGGCCGTCTGTGCCACGTCCAGTGAGGTTCCGATCCGGGCGCTCGCCTCGTTCATCAGGGCGAGCCTGCGCCGGGCCCGGTGGCGGTCGGTCACGTCCTCGATCGTCTCGGCCACGCCGAGGACCCGGCCCGCGGGGTCTTCCATCCGGAACGCCGAGACGGAAACGATCCGTTCCCGACCCGGATCATGGCGTGCCCGGGCCGACTGCTCCGTGAAGATCAACGGCTCGCCGGTCTCCAGGACGTGCCGTACCCGTTCCTCGGCCGGACCCGCGTCCTCGTCGACCATGAATTCGCTGGGGCGATGGCCCACCGGCGCCTCGGCAGGGACACCGCTCGCCTTTTCGACCGCGCGGTTGACCCGGATCACTCTCCGGTCCGGGCCATGGACCACCAGACCGATCGGGGACCGGTGGTACAGGCCGTCCAGCAGCGCACGGTCCCGCTGCCAGGCGATGACCTCCGCGGCGGGGGCCCCGACCAGGAACCATTCCCGGGCGTCCCCGTCCCGAGTGATCGCGCGGGCCCGGAAACCCATCTCCACCCGTCGCCCGTCGCGGTGTCGGACGGGCAGGACCCCGAACCAGCCTCCCGTCCGCATGGCGTCCATGACGACGGACCGCACGACCGGCAGGTCACGGGCGTCCACGAGAAGGTCCTGCCACATCCGTCCGAGCACTTCCTTGCCCGGATAACCCAGCAGCTCCTGGGCGCGGGCGCTCCAGCCGACCACGGCGCCCCGATCGTCGAGCACGGCCGAGGCACCGCGCTCCAGGGCGAACGGATCCTCGGGGCTCTCGCTGAAATGCATCGACGGCATCCCCATACCCACCACCTTGCCTACATGGCTTCGATGGTCCTCCCTGCGGTCCCCGTCCGCGACTCTCCCGTTCGCCCCGGCCGGCGGTTCGGCAGGAGCGACACGGTGACCCTCGGTGAGGGTGACGACGCAGGCGACGGAGGGGCCACGTTCGTCGTCCCGGCGGGACGCCTCGGCCGTGGCACCGCGCCGCTGACGATCAATGTCACGGCCGGTCGGCCCCCTCGGCCACGCCGATCGGGCAGGACACACCGGTCCCGCCGATCCCGCAGTAGCCGTCGATGTTGCGGTGCAGATACTGCTGGTGGTACGCCTCCGCCGGATAGAAGGTGCGGCCCTCCGCCGGGAGGAGTTCCGTGGTGATCGTGCCGTGGCCCGAGCGTGTGAGGACCTTCTGGTAGGCCTCGCGGGAGGCGCTCGCGGCGGCTGCCTGGGCCGGGGTGTGGGTGTAGACGGCGGAGCGGTACTGCGTGCCGGAGTCGTTGCCCTGGCGGAAGCCCTGGGTCGGGTCGTGGGACTCCCAGAAGAGTTTCAGCAGCTCCCCGTACGAGACCTCGGCCGGGTCGTGGACCACGCGGACGGCCTCCGTGTGGCCGGTCAGGCCCGAGCAGACCTCCTCGTAGGTGGGGTTCTCGGTGAAGCCGCCCTGGTAGCCGACGAGGGTCGTGTACACGCCCTTCGGCAGCTGCCAGAACTTGCGCTCGGCGCCCCAGAAACAGCCCAGGCCGAAGTCGGCGATCTCCAGGCCCTCGGGGTAGGGGCCGAGGAGGGGCGTGCCGAGGACCGTGTGCCGGTCGGGGACCGTGAAGATCGGCTCGGACCGTCCGGACAGGGCCTGCTCGGCGGTCGGGAGCTGTGGGGTGCGGCTGTACAGGAACATGCGGTCTCCACGGGGTCACGGGGTACGAGGCCGGGGGGTGGGATCCGCGGCCTACAACGCGGGGGCCCCGGCCGGCATTCCGTTCCGGCCGGGGCTCCCGGTGCTCGCTCGGCGCTCCGCCTCAGCGGGGGAGAGACGCGGGACTGCCCCCGTTCGCCTCGTACCCGGCCACCGCCAGCGCGCGGTACACCGCGTAGTCCGCCGCAGGGTCGGGGGTGAGGGTCCAGGGGAGGGCGCCGACGTAGCCGTCGACGTGCACCAGCTGGTTCATGGCCTCCGCCCACCGCTCGCCGCGGACCAGGAAGAACACCAGGAGATGGCGGACGTGCGCCAGCATCGGGTCGTCCGGGCGGGCCGCGTGCACCGCGAAGAGCGCGCCGTGGACCGCCTTGGTGACGACCTCGCTCTGGTAGAAGCTGCGGACCAGGTTGACCTCGGGCAGGTGCTCGAAGACCGCGAAGAGGGGCATGGCCGCGAGCAGGGACCCCTGCGGGGCGCGCGCGGCGGCGGCCTCCGCGAACGAGTACGCCACCTCACGCGAGCCGTGCCACTTCTCGCACCAGTAGTGGAGGGCCGCCAGGTGCGCTCCCATGTGGGAGGGCGCGCGGTCCAGGATCTTCAGCCACAGCTTCTCGAACTCCGCCTGGGGATAGGCGAGACCGCGGGCCACCGACAGCTCGACGATGTACGGGATCGGGTCACCGGGGGAGAGCAGCGCCGCCTCGCCGCAGGCCGACCTCGCCTCCTCCATGATGATCCGGAACTCGTCCGTCCCCGGAGTCGACGTCCGCCACGCCTGCTGCACCAGGAACTCCGCGTGCACGGCGGCGCCGCCCGCGTCCTTGGGCGCTTCGGCCCGCCACACGCGAAGCCACTGGCCGCCCGGCGTGTCACTGACCCCGCCGGGGCGCTGCTGCAACTCCAGCGACGCGGCGCCCGCGAAGGCCTGTACCCGCTGCCAGCGCGTCTCGCCGGCGGTCTCCGTGCCCGACAGGAGCTGCGCGGCGGCGCGGTAGTCCTGCGTGTGCTGCACCACGTCCAGGACGTCGAGAAGATCCGAGTCCGGGCCCGGCATGCGGATGTCCAGCTCCTCCTGCCGCAGGAAGCCGTAGTTCGCCGGGTCCGCGGCGTCCGGGTCGCCGGGCGAGACCAGCTGAATACCGGCGCGCCGACGCCTGAGAACCGGCAGCAGGACCAGGCTGAACAGGGCCAGCGCCATCAGGACCCAGAGAATTTGCATGCCTCAAGCGAACCAGACGGGTCCGACAATTGGCCAACCCGGTCGGACGCGGGCCCGCCCCGCTGTCCCGCGCCGGTTCGTGCGGTCGCTCGGCGCGGGCCCGCCCGGTCGCCTCGCGCCGGTTGGCGTGATCGCTCCGCGCGGGCCCGCCCGGTCGCCTCGCGCAGCACCCGGTGCGCCGCGCCGCGACCCGGCCGGGACCGGGCCGCCACCAGCCCCGCGGGCGCACTACGCTCGGGACCCATGAGCGACAGGCACATCAGTCAGCACTTCGAGACCCTCGCGATCCACGCGGGCAACACCGCGGATCCCCTGACCGGCGCGGTCGTCCCGCCGATCTACCAGGTCTCGACCTACAAGCAGGACGGCGTCGGCGGGCTGCGCGGCGGCTACGAGTACAGCCGCAGCGCCAACCCCACCAGGACCGCCCTGGAAGAGAACCTCGCCGCCCTGGAGGGCGGTCGCCGCGGCCTCGCGTTCGCGTCCGGACTGGCGGCCGAGGACTGCCTGTTGCGTACGCTGCTCAGCCCCGGCGACCACGTGGTGATCCCCAACGACGCCTACGGCGGCACGTTCCGCCTCTTCGCGAAGGTCGTCTCGCGCTGGGGCGTGGAATGGTCCGTGGCCGACACCAGCGACCCCGACTCCGTTCGGGCCGCCCTCACCCCGAAGACCAAGGCGATCTGGGTCGAGACCCCCTCCAACCCGCTCCTCGGCATCACCGACATCACCGCGGTGGCGCAGATCGCGCGCGAGGCGGGCGCCCGGCTCGTCGTCGACAACACCTTCGCCACCCCCTACCTCCAGCAGCCCCTCGCGCTCGGCGCGGACGTCGTCGTGCACTCCCTCACCAAGTACATGGGCGGCCACTCGGACGTCGTCGGCGGCGCGCTGATCACCGGCGACCAGGAGCTCGGCGAGGAGCTGGCGTACCACCAGAACGCGATGGGCGCGGTCGCCGGGCCCTTCGACTCCTGGCTGGTGCTGCGCGGCGCCAAGACGCTCTCGGTGCGCATGGACCGGCACAGCGAGAACGCCACGAAGGTCGCCGACATGCTCACCCGGCACGCGCGCGTGACGCGTGTCCTGTACCCGGGCCTGCCGGACCACCCCGGTCACGAGATCGCCGCCAAGCAGATGCGGGCGTTCGGCGGCATGGTCTCCTTCCAGGTCGAGGGCGGCGAGGAAGCGGCCGTCGAGGTCTGCAACCGCGCCAAGGTGTTCACGCTCGG
This window encodes:
- a CDS encoding phosphotransferase family protein, translating into MTSRSRDRVADVRSVVVTHMLDYRIESVVPVGEGLDNLAYEVNGELIVRFSKEPDPARRTALVGREARLLAAVAGISPLPVPEPTFTVAEQGCLAYPKLPGTSLLDMSRHQRSAHGTSIAATLGELLTALHTVSVDRLADLVEADHQPLAEWRQDAAENFVTVAGQVPQAHRGPVEAFLDAAPPRDGYSPVFSHNDLGIEHVLVDPVTWTVTGIIDWSDAAVVDPAHDFGLIHRDLGPAAARAAISSCRTGADDLAALHERAVFYARCSVFEDLAHGIETGQGKYVDKSLAALDWLFPA
- a CDS encoding epimerase, which gives rise to MKVVLPGGTGQVGTILDRALTAAGHEVTVVTRRPVRAHDIGWDGATLGRWAAAVDGCDVVINLVGHSVSCRYTAENLRAMMDSRVDSARVVGEAIAAAARPPRVWLQMSTATVYAHRFDAAHDEATGVIGGSEDGVPDYWAYSVEIAKNWERTQAEAPTPATRKVALRSAMVMSPDRGGVFDVLSRLVRLGLGGPVAGGAQYVSWIHDEDFVRAVEFLIARDDLDGPVNLASPGPLPHRDFMRALRTAWGVPLGLPATRWMAELGAFALRSDTELLLKSRRVVPGRLRSAGFTFACPEWQSAATSLVRRARPARLPDPGPTEAGTT
- a CDS encoding SpoIIE family protein phosphatase, which gives rise to MGMPSMHFSESPEDPFALERGASAVLDDRGAVVGWSARAQELLGYPGKEVLGRMWQDLLVDARDLPVVRSVVMDAMRTGGWFGVLPVRHRDGRRVEMGFRARAITRDGDAREWFLVGAPAAEVIAWQRDRALLDGLYHRSPIGLVVHGPDRRVIRVNRAVEKASGVPAEAPVGHRPSEFMVDEDAGPAEERVRHVLETGEPLIFTEQSARARHDPGRERIVSVSAFRMEDPAGRVLGVAETIEDVTDRHRARRRLALMNEASARIGTSLDVAQTARELAEVAADGLADYCSVDLLKPVTLGGEPRSGMTGALLRVALSPPEPRVPYQEGEVVPLLPESPQARCLAERRPILERLLSLRPEWYAMDRRRIEIAMGLGVHSLIVVPLVARGLVLGVVSLWRVRHSEPFEDDDAAVAHELSSRAAVCIENARRFTQQQSAALTLQRSLLPSAASDLPAVEVACRYLPASGEPGIGGDWFDVIPLSGARVALVVGDVVGHGIHAAASMGRLRAAVRTLASLDLEPDEVVARLDDLVSLLAAELEANAGDGPTVEQMLGATCVYAVYDPVSRRCSLARAGHPAPAVSTPDGEVTVLDLPAGPPLGLGGLPFETYDLDLPEGSLLTLYTNGLLEARNSDVDAALERLHECLTHTDDSLDSTCRAVVEALLPKERLPTDDVALLIARTRVLPPQDVATWQLPLEATAAARARELTTAKLTEWGLEEMAFTTELVASELVTNTYRYAAGPVTLRLIRTHSLICEVSDASHTSPHLRRALSTDEGGRGLFLVAQLTERWGTRYTHDGKTVWTEQPLPHA
- the msrA gene encoding peptide-methionine (S)-S-oxide reductase MsrA, with translation MFLYSRTPQLPTAEQALSGRSEPIFTVPDRHTVLGTPLLGPYPEGLEIADFGLGCFWGAERKFWQLPKGVYTTLVGYQGGFTENPTYEEVCSGLTGHTEAVRVVHDPAEVSYGELLKLFWESHDPTQGFRQGNDSGTQYRSAVYTHTPAQAAAASASREAYQKVLTRSGHGTITTELLPAEGRTFYPAEAYHQQYLHRNIDGYCGIGGTGVSCPIGVAEGADRP
- a CDS encoding cystathionine gamma-synthase; the encoded protein is MSDRHISQHFETLAIHAGNTADPLTGAVVPPIYQVSTYKQDGVGGLRGGYEYSRSANPTRTALEENLAALEGGRRGLAFASGLAAEDCLLRTLLSPGDHVVIPNDAYGGTFRLFAKVVSRWGVEWSVADTSDPDSVRAALTPKTKAIWVETPSNPLLGITDITAVAQIAREAGARLVVDNTFATPYLQQPLALGADVVVHSLTKYMGGHSDVVGGALITGDQELGEELAYHQNAMGAVAGPFDSWLVLRGAKTLSVRMDRHSENATKVADMLTRHARVTRVLYPGLPDHPGHEIAAKQMRAFGGMVSFQVEGGEEAAVEVCNRAKVFTLGESLGGVESLIEHPGRMTHASVVGSALEVPGDLVRLSVGIENVDDLLQDLQQALG